The stretch of DNA GGCCGATCGCGGCGACGAGGTGCCACGGGAGGTTGCAGGACGGGTCGGCCTTGCCCAGCAGCTCCTCCGCACGGCGGTACGCCGACAGCGCGGCCGTCGGGATGCCGTTGGTCGACAGCGTCGCCAGGGTGCCGCTCGCACCGGCGCGCGAGTCGACGCCTGGGGGCGCTGCCTGCACGCTCGCCGGCTGCTCGAACGCCGTGGCGGGGACGTCGGGGATGTCGTCGGCGCTCACCCGGTCGCTGGCCGTGGCCAGACCCGTGTTGCTGATCGCCGCTCCCCAGGCGACCACCAGCAGACTCATCGGCACCAGGGCGCTGGCCTTCTGCCAGCGGCTGAGCTTGCGTGCTCCCATACGTCTCGTGTCCCTCCCGCGACCGCCGTGGCGGCGGTCACAGTAACCAGATGTTACCGGCCACCACTCCCTCGTGGATGTGGCCTGCATCTCATCAACGACGGATGTGTCCCTCAGGTTACGTCCGAGTGGCTCGTCCGGCACGCCTGAGCGACGGCGTGAGCCCTCTGCCGCCGTCCCGGCGCTGGGCCCGACCCGGAACAATGGAGACCATGTCCTCCACCCCGCAGTCCCAGCAGTGGTTCGACCGCGCCGTCCAGGTGTCGCCGGGTGGCGTGAACTCCCCGGTGCGCGCCTTCCGAGCCGTCGGCGGGACCCCGCGCTTCATGACGTCGGCCCAGGGTGCCTGGCTGCACGACGCGGACGGCACGCGCTACCTCGACCTCGTCGGCTCTTGGGGACCGATGCTGCTCGGCCACGCGCACCCGGAGGTCATCGCCGCGGTCACCGAGGCAGCCAGCCGTGGCACGTCGTTCGGCACCCCGAGCCCGCCGGAGGTGGAGCTCGCCGAGGAGATCGTCGCCCGGACGCCCGTCGACCTCGTCCGCATGGTCACGTCGGGCACCGAGGCCACGATGTCGGCGATCCGCCTCGCCCGCGGGTTCACCGGTCGCACGCGGGTGGTGAAGTTCGCCGGCTGCTACCACGGTCACGTCGACTCCCTGCTCGCCGAGGCGGGGTCGGGTGTCGTCACCCTCGGCCTGCCGGGCTCACCGGGCATCCCGGCGCACGTCACCGCCGACACGATCGTCCTGCCCTACAACGACCGCGACGCCGTCACCGCGGCGTTCGCCGAGCACGGCGACGAGATCGCCTGCGTCATCACCGAGGCCGCCGCCGGCAACATGGGCGTCGTCTCCCCGCTGCCCGGCTTCAACCAGTTCTTGTCCGAGACGTGCGCCGCGCACGGGGCGCTGCTCGTCAGCGACGAGGTCATGACCGGCTTCCGCGTGACCCGCTCCGGCCACTGGGGCCTCGACGGCGCCCAGGAGGGCTGGCGTCCCGACCTCCTCACGTTCGGCAAGGTCATGGGCGGCGGGTTCCCCGCGGCCGCGTTCGGCGGGCGCGCCGACGTCATGGCCCTCCTCGCGCCGAGCGGCCCGGTGTACCAGGCGGGCACCCTCGCCGGGAACCCCGTCGCGTCCACCGCGGGGCTCACCACGCTGCGCCTCGCCGACGACGCGGCCTACGCCCGCCTCGACGACTGGTCGGCCCAGGCCCGGGCGCTCGTGTCGTCGGCGCTCGACGACGCGGGCGTGCCGCACGTCGTGCAGAACGTCGGCAGCATGTTCAGCGTCGTGTGGGGCCTGACCGAGCCCGTGCACGACTTCGCCGGCGTGCAGCGCCAGGAGACGCACCGCTACACCGCCTTCTTCCACGCCATGCTCGACGCCGGCGTGTACCTGCCGCCGAGCGCCTACGAGTCCTGGTTCGTCTCGGCGGCTCACGACGACGAGGCACTCACTAGGATGGCCGAGGCCCTGCCCGCCGCGGCGCGTGCCGCTGCAGCGGCCACCCCGGCCTGA from Aeromicrobium erythreum encodes:
- the hemL gene encoding glutamate-1-semialdehyde 2,1-aminomutase, whose product is MSSTPQSQQWFDRAVQVSPGGVNSPVRAFRAVGGTPRFMTSAQGAWLHDADGTRYLDLVGSWGPMLLGHAHPEVIAAVTEAASRGTSFGTPSPPEVELAEEIVARTPVDLVRMVTSGTEATMSAIRLARGFTGRTRVVKFAGCYHGHVDSLLAEAGSGVVTLGLPGSPGIPAHVTADTIVLPYNDRDAVTAAFAEHGDEIACVITEAAAGNMGVVSPLPGFNQFLSETCAAHGALLVSDEVMTGFRVTRSGHWGLDGAQEGWRPDLLTFGKVMGGGFPAAAFGGRADVMALLAPSGPVYQAGTLAGNPVASTAGLTTLRLADDAAYARLDDWSAQARALVSSALDDAGVPHVVQNVGSMFSVVWGLTEPVHDFAGVQRQETHRYTAFFHAMLDAGVYLPPSAYESWFVSAAHDDEALTRMAEALPAAARAAAAATPA